The Zobellia alginiliquefaciens genome contains a region encoding:
- a CDS encoding nuclear transport factor 2 family protein, whose amino-acid sequence MNTAENKKNAIAFYRMAYEGNPKAAIEKYCGGQYIQHNPDVANGPKGFIDYFERMHREYPKKSINFVRSVAEGNLVALHTHQIWPDNDQYITMDFFRFDEKGKICEHWDSIQQIPKTSANPNTMY is encoded by the coding sequence ATGAACACAGCAGAAAACAAGAAAAATGCAATAGCCTTTTACAGAATGGCTTATGAAGGTAACCCTAAAGCTGCTATTGAAAAGTATTGTGGTGGCCAATACATTCAACATAACCCTGATGTAGCCAACGGGCCAAAAGGTTTTATTGATTATTTTGAGCGCATGCACCGTGAGTACCCAAAAAAGTCCATCAACTTTGTGCGATCTGTTGCAGAAGGAAACTTGGTTGCGCTACATACGCATCAAATCTGGCCAGATAATGACCAATACATCACCATGGATTTCTTTCGGTTTGATGAAAAAGGGAAGATTTGTGAACACTGGGATTCCATTCAGCAAATTCCTAAAACATCGGCCAATCCTAATACAATGTATTAA
- a CDS encoding alpha/beta fold hydrolase, whose protein sequence is MKKIYILLLVTIAFQFTNAQSEELQWLDIELANYEYPLPVSDITVNNQKQTLKMAYMDVQPDDYNGKNVLLLHGKNFNGAYWKTTIDALTKEGFRVVVPDQIGFGKSSKPDHFHYTFQQLAQNTKSLLDSLSISKTAILGHSMGGMVATRFALMFPDTTEKLILENPIGLEDWKLKVPYKPVEWWYKNELKKDYESIKKYQLESYYDNKWKPEYDQWVNLLAGWTKNADYEKIAWNAALTYDMIFTQPVVYEFKNIEAKTLLIIGTRDRTALGKPLVSEEVRKTMGLYSQLGKTTQERIPNAQLVEIDNIGHLPHIESFERFIKPLVQFLKE, encoded by the coding sequence ATGAAGAAAATATATATCCTACTGCTTGTAACCATAGCCTTTCAGTTTACAAACGCGCAATCGGAAGAACTGCAATGGCTAGATATTGAACTGGCTAATTATGAGTATCCTCTTCCCGTATCCGATATAACGGTGAACAATCAGAAGCAGACCTTAAAAATGGCCTATATGGATGTGCAACCGGACGACTACAACGGTAAGAACGTTCTTTTGCTACACGGTAAAAACTTTAACGGTGCCTATTGGAAAACGACGATTGATGCATTGACTAAAGAAGGGTTCCGTGTTGTTGTTCCTGATCAAATAGGTTTTGGAAAGTCTTCAAAACCCGACCATTTTCATTATACGTTTCAGCAATTGGCACAAAACACCAAAAGCTTGTTGGACAGTTTATCCATTTCAAAAACAGCCATTTTAGGGCATTCTATGGGAGGGATGGTCGCTACACGCTTTGCTTTAATGTTTCCCGATACTACGGAGAAATTGATTTTGGAAAACCCCATTGGCCTAGAGGACTGGAAACTGAAAGTACCCTACAAACCTGTAGAATGGTGGTATAAGAATGAATTGAAGAAAGATTACGAGAGCATCAAAAAATACCAGTTAGAAAGTTACTATGATAACAAATGGAAGCCTGAATATGACCAATGGGTGAACCTTTTGGCAGGCTGGACCAAAAATGCCGATTATGAAAAAATAGCCTGGAATGCCGCCCTCACGTATGATATGATTTTTACCCAACCCGTAGTATACGAGTTTAAAAATATAGAAGCTAAAACCTTATTAATCATCGGTACGCGAGACAGAACGGCTTTGGGCAAACCCTTGGTTTCGGAGGAAGTCCGAAAAACTATGGGGCTTTACAGCCAACTGGGCAAAACAACCCAAGAACGTATTCCCAACGCGCAATTGGTAGAAATTGACAACATTGGTCACTTGCCTCACATAGAGAGTTTTGAGCGGTTTATAAAACCTTTGGTTCAGTTTTTAAAGGAATAG
- a CDS encoding META domain-containing protein, producing the protein MKKPTALFIAVLTIVLTSCSSTKKTVDNKLYGTLWELEYLFGPRIAFQGLYPDRKPRITFVEATGRVQGTNSCNGYSAPFTINGNKLSFGEPGPTTMMFCGQGESFFLKTIKQITAYRMDDEGKLNLLMGDVSMMRFKPVENGSANASANTSDSLQPGCYGFSDTNNSLAFNITEVKGNKVKGELNYVLHEKDANTGHFSGKVEDNKLIGDYTFQSEGKKSIREVAFMIKDNALIEGYGPMDETGTKFKDRSVITFTSTYPLIMGDCPKQ; encoded by the coding sequence ATGAAAAAACCCACTGCCCTATTTATAGCAGTCCTTACCATTGTTCTTACCTCCTGTTCATCCACTAAAAAAACGGTAGACAATAAACTCTACGGCACCCTTTGGGAGCTGGAATATCTTTTCGGGCCCCGTATTGCTTTTCAGGGGCTATACCCAGACCGTAAGCCGCGGATTACATTTGTAGAAGCAACAGGTCGTGTTCAGGGTACCAACAGTTGTAATGGCTACTCCGCCCCATTTACCATTAATGGCAACAAACTTTCTTTTGGTGAACCAGGCCCCACTACAATGATGTTCTGTGGCCAAGGGGAATCGTTCTTTTTGAAAACCATAAAACAAATAACGGCCTACCGTATGGATGATGAAGGTAAACTGAACCTTTTGATGGGCGATGTTTCTATGATGCGGTTTAAACCGGTTGAAAATGGTTCAGCCAATGCCTCAGCAAATACAAGCGATAGCCTTCAACCTGGTTGTTACGGGTTTAGTGATACCAACAACAGTTTGGCATTCAACATTACCGAGGTAAAGGGAAATAAAGTAAAGGGCGAACTCAACTATGTTTTACATGAAAAAGATGCCAATACCGGTCATTTTTCAGGAAAGGTAGAAGACAATAAATTGATTGGAGACTATACATTTCAATCGGAAGGAAAGAAAAGCATACGTGAAGTCGCTTTTATGATAAAAGACAATGCCCTTATTGAAGGTTATGGTCCTATGGATGAGACCGGAACAAAGTTCAAAGACCGTTCCGTCATAACGTTCACCTCTACTTATCCGTTAATCATGGGCGACTGCCCAAAGCAATAA
- a CDS encoding cytochrome P450 yields the protein MDSTLGIAISGYNNFLRQFNKENTDVINTTILFQNTHVIRGEKAAELFYDQDKFTREGATPDRFKKTLFGKGGVQGLNGEAHVHRKNLFMREMTPESITIFKQHFIRIWHQYLENWQKTEEIVLFSEMEKILTEAACLWVGVPLPDEEVDLRAEELHHMIDGAGALGTRHYKGKASRKKAEDWITSLVEEERKKAPENNNPENQTILQRFSEYKDLEGNLLDAQTVSVELLNLIRPIVAIARYIVFIGKAVHENPQYLERLRKNEDNFQWLFVQEVRRFYPFFPYTAAIVKNTFTWQDTEFQEGSRVLLDLYATNHDPKRWNEPSVFNPDRFSSWSGCPYDFVPQGGGDHEHNHRCAGEWVTIDIMKSALDFLVNTIVYRVPEQNLNMNLARFPAIPQSRFKMTEISRRVS from the coding sequence ATGGATAGTACTTTAGGAATTGCAATAAGTGGATACAATAATTTTTTACGTCAGTTCAATAAAGAAAATACAGACGTTATAAATACAACTATATTATTTCAGAATACCCATGTTATAAGAGGGGAGAAGGCCGCGGAACTTTTCTATGACCAAGATAAGTTTACTAGGGAAGGGGCGACCCCTGATCGATTCAAAAAAACATTGTTTGGTAAAGGTGGGGTTCAAGGTCTTAACGGAGAAGCGCATGTACATCGTAAAAACCTGTTTATGCGTGAAATGACACCGGAATCCATTACTATATTTAAACAACATTTTATTAGAATATGGCACCAGTATCTAGAAAACTGGCAGAAAACTGAGGAAATTGTACTGTTCAGCGAAATGGAAAAAATTCTGACCGAGGCAGCTTGCTTATGGGTTGGTGTACCATTGCCCGATGAGGAAGTGGACTTGAGAGCTGAAGAACTGCATCATATGATCGATGGTGCCGGTGCCCTGGGTACACGGCATTACAAAGGCAAAGCGAGTAGAAAGAAAGCTGAGGATTGGATAACGTCTTTGGTAGAAGAAGAACGAAAGAAAGCTCCGGAGAATAATAATCCAGAAAACCAGACCATTTTACAGCGTTTTAGTGAATATAAAGATTTGGAAGGCAATCTGTTGGATGCCCAAACGGTAAGTGTTGAGTTACTGAACCTAATACGTCCTATTGTAGCGATAGCAAGATACATTGTTTTTATTGGGAAAGCCGTACACGAAAATCCGCAGTACTTGGAAAGATTACGAAAGAACGAAGATAACTTTCAGTGGCTGTTCGTGCAGGAGGTGAGACGTTTTTACCCATTCTTCCCCTATACCGCCGCAATAGTAAAAAATACCTTTACTTGGCAGGATACTGAATTTCAAGAAGGTTCTAGGGTATTGTTAGATTTGTATGCTACCAACCACGACCCCAAAAGGTGGAACGAACCTTCCGTTTTTAATCCGGACCGTTTTAGTTCGTGGAGTGGTTGCCCTTATGATTTTGTGCCCCAAGGTGGCGGTGACCACGAGCATAACCACAGATGTGCCGGCGAATGGGTTACCATAGATATTATGAAGTCCGCTTTGGACTTTTTGGTGAATACCATAGTTTACAGGGTTCCAGAACAGAATTTAAATATGAATCTTGCTCGTTTTCCCGCTATCCCGCAAAGTCGCTTTAAAATGACCGAAATATCAAGGAGAGTATCGTAA
- a CDS encoding serine hydrolase domain-containing protein: MQKYKILIASALIVFTLSALTSRVFRSESETKVQKAETAVTTSEKAPRNTKEIHLYASRQKDLQTALKAYFKKAIAKGDVVGAGVSIVKGDSILISDGFGRKNSVENNTVNGETVFRLGSLSKGFAGMLAANIKDEGKINWTDRVSDYLPEFELGDGSNTKNVTLANILSHTSGTPYHSYTNLVEAGLPLNDIAKRFKEVMPISKPGIMYSYQNAMFALCGEMMKKATGKKINTLLDDRFFKPLEMCTTSTDYETLTHELNIAMPHVKIRHGWRAAKIRDNYYNAVAAGGISSNAHDMGRWMRFLLGHNPDIMKSDAINEAFNPFIEISGHSKYYQRWPGHTRSYYGFGWRIHKFTEGDSNFEKTIWHHGGSVNNYRNEIAVYPEADLGICVLLNNNSPIAKTVIPDLYEIVKEVYKKDEVATQKML; this comes from the coding sequence ATGCAGAAATATAAAATTTTAATTGCTTCTGCGCTCATTGTTTTTACGCTGTCAGCGCTTACGTCCCGAGTATTTCGTTCAGAATCAGAAACTAAAGTCCAAAAAGCAGAAACCGCAGTTACCACTTCGGAAAAAGCTCCCCGAAATACAAAAGAAATTCACCTTTACGCTTCCCGACAAAAGGATTTACAAACTGCCTTAAAGGCTTATTTTAAGAAAGCAATTGCCAAAGGAGATGTTGTTGGGGCAGGAGTGAGCATTGTAAAAGGAGATTCTATATTAATCTCAGACGGATTTGGAAGAAAGAATAGTGTTGAGAATAATACCGTAAATGGCGAGACTGTTTTTAGGCTAGGTTCATTATCCAAAGGGTTTGCAGGTATGTTAGCGGCAAATATTAAGGACGAAGGAAAAATAAACTGGACGGACCGGGTAAGCGATTACCTTCCGGAGTTTGAATTGGGCGATGGTTCCAATACCAAAAATGTTACCCTGGCCAATATTCTTTCGCATACTTCCGGGACACCGTACCACAGTTATACTAATTTGGTAGAAGCAGGCCTTCCTTTAAACGATATTGCCAAACGTTTTAAAGAGGTGATGCCCATTAGTAAGCCGGGAATTATGTATAGCTATCAAAACGCCATGTTCGCGCTTTGTGGCGAAATGATGAAAAAAGCTACGGGTAAAAAGATAAACACACTTTTAGATGACCGCTTTTTTAAGCCGTTGGAAATGTGTACTACCTCTACAGATTATGAAACCCTAACGCACGAGCTTAATATTGCTATGCCACATGTAAAAATCAGACATGGTTGGAGAGCGGCTAAAATTAGGGACAACTACTACAATGCGGTTGCAGCAGGGGGAATAAGCTCTAACGCGCATGATATGGGCCGTTGGATGCGTTTTTTATTAGGACACAATCCTGATATTATGAAGAGCGATGCCATAAACGAGGCATTTAATCCGTTTATAGAAATTTCAGGACATAGTAAATACTACCAAAGATGGCCAGGCCACACTAGATCTTATTACGGATTTGGATGGAGAATCCATAAATTCACCGAAGGCGATAGCAATTTTGAAAAAACCATCTGGCACCACGGTGGAAGCGTGAACAACTACAGGAATGAAATTGCCGTGTATCCGGAGGCCGATTTAGGTATCTGTGTGCTATTGAACAACAATTCGCCCATTGCCAAAACGGTGATTCCGGATTTGTACGAGATAGTAAAAGAAGTCTACAAAAAAGACGAAGTAGCCACTCAAAAGATGCTTTAG
- a CDS encoding CPBP family glutamic-type intramembrane protease, with amino-acid sequence MDKKSIRKDYFNFLRNPTYEKKIEVTPSRKLVILFKVFVLTYLGIFIVTIPETILVHFEVFKPVEMKSIKIYDSIVQQSSYKPYFLLLSVIIYPILEEISFRLPLTNFNVRNFKISFSVLSGLLISFLLVDILWWPSTNITFFLLGIFYILVISCIVFILLNYKRDAFVNLKIRWNQKPNIIFYSNATLFAFMHIFNLDLDIYDVIFLPLILLPFFIFGINFGYVRIRLGLKYSILLHMVINGLVLGLRELA; translated from the coding sequence ATGGATAAAAAATCTATAAGAAAAGACTATTTTAATTTTTTGCGAAATCCTACGTATGAGAAAAAGATTGAGGTAACCCCTTCTCGTAAATTAGTTATTTTATTTAAGGTTTTTGTATTGACTTACTTAGGAATATTTATTGTTACAATCCCGGAAACGATTCTGGTACACTTTGAAGTGTTTAAACCAGTTGAGATGAAATCAATTAAGATTTATGATTCCATAGTACAGCAAAGCAGTTATAAACCATATTTTCTCTTACTATCTGTTATCATTTATCCAATCTTAGAGGAGATTTCATTTAGACTACCATTAACTAATTTTAATGTAAGAAATTTTAAAATTTCGTTTTCGGTACTTAGTGGACTGCTAATTTCTTTTTTACTTGTTGATATTCTATGGTGGCCTTCCACTAACATTACATTTTTTTTACTCGGGATCTTCTACATTTTAGTTATAAGTTGTATTGTTTTCATTTTATTGAACTACAAACGTGATGCATTTGTTAATTTAAAAATAAGATGGAATCAGAAACCAAATATTATATTTTATTCAAATGCAACTTTATTTGCATTCATGCATATCTTCAACTTAGACTTAGATATTTATGACGTAATTTTTTTACCTCTAATTTTGCTGCCTTTTTTTATATTTGGTATTAATTTCGGCTATGTTCGAATTCGATTGGGATTAAAATATTCTATTTTATTGCATATGGTAATCAATGGGTTAGTGCTTGGTCTAAGAGAGCTGGCATAG
- a CDS encoding GNAT family N-acetyltransferase, producing the protein MTIEILHKFNLNDQVQQEIQDLYKQLNDKNKQRPLHQILQDDNHVVFAACKHEGHIIGIALLATYKVISGYRGLIEDVVVNSEHRGKGIGRKLMQKLLAEAEHLNLDEIILFSGHHRTAAIKLYKSLGFTTRESGVYNLKLAES; encoded by the coding sequence ATGACCATCGAAATTCTACATAAATTCAATCTTAACGATCAGGTTCAACAAGAAATTCAGGACTTATACAAACAGCTGAACGACAAAAACAAACAGCGACCTTTGCATCAAATACTTCAAGATGACAATCACGTAGTTTTTGCAGCTTGCAAGCACGAAGGTCATATTATTGGAATAGCACTTTTGGCAACGTACAAGGTTATTTCTGGGTATAGAGGTCTAATTGAAGATGTGGTGGTCAATTCCGAACATCGTGGAAAAGGAATTGGAAGGAAATTGATGCAAAAGCTTCTTGCTGAGGCCGAGCACTTAAACCTAGATGAAATCATTTTGTTTTCAGGTCATCACAGAACAGCGGCAATCAAACTTTATAAAAGCCTAGGTTTTACAACAAGGGAAAGCGGAGTTTACAATTTAAAACTAGCGGAGTCCTAA
- a CDS encoding winged helix-turn-helix domain-containing protein: MSLKEQSLSLKEAQKLALLSQRLPAKKQLGSTQNATLFAIEHLGYIQIDTISVIERAHHHTLYNRNPNYKADHLSALVADKKVFEYWSHAAAFLPMTEYRFSLPRKTAIASGKQKHWFKRDEKLMKAVVERITHEGPLMAKDFDKKGKKHGEWKTAPTKQALENLFMQGDLMITKRINFHKVYDLTERVLPNDISTVIPTEDEYGRFMVKKYLQTNGLGTLPEITYLLKNVKPLVTNALDTMLNTGEIELVNVSNTAYYVLPEALKLLNQPLARKKLKILSPFDNLLIQRKRMTDLFNFDYTLECYVPQHKRKHGYFTLPILWDGKLVARMDSKADRKEKVLHIHQLTLEPSLRKTEAFADALSRELESFMKFNACNSILIHKTEPASFKEAFLRSFPPLMGL; this comes from the coding sequence ATGAGTTTAAAAGAACAAAGCCTTTCACTTAAAGAAGCCCAAAAATTGGCATTGCTTTCCCAGCGATTACCTGCTAAAAAACAGCTTGGTTCTACCCAAAATGCCACACTCTTCGCAATTGAACACTTGGGGTATATTCAGATAGATACTATTTCGGTAATTGAGCGGGCACACCATCACACCCTGTATAACCGCAATCCTAACTATAAGGCCGACCATCTGTCAGCCTTAGTTGCGGATAAAAAAGTGTTTGAATATTGGTCTCATGCCGCCGCCTTTTTACCTATGACTGAATATCGCTTTAGTCTTCCTCGTAAAACTGCCATTGCTTCCGGAAAACAAAAACATTGGTTTAAAAGGGATGAGAAGCTCATGAAAGCAGTTGTTGAACGTATAACACACGAAGGCCCTTTAATGGCAAAGGACTTTGATAAAAAGGGGAAGAAACATGGAGAATGGAAAACGGCACCGACAAAACAAGCGTTAGAAAATCTGTTTATGCAGGGCGATTTAATGATTACCAAACGTATCAATTTTCATAAGGTATACGACCTTACCGAACGGGTTTTACCTAATGATATCAGTACAGTCATACCTACGGAAGATGAATATGGCCGGTTTATGGTTAAGAAATATTTACAAACAAACGGACTAGGAACACTCCCAGAAATAACCTATTTGCTAAAAAACGTAAAACCATTGGTTACGAACGCTTTGGATACCATGCTGAATACTGGCGAAATAGAACTGGTAAACGTTTCCAACACTGCATATTACGTACTTCCCGAAGCACTAAAACTCCTAAACCAACCTTTGGCCAGAAAGAAACTTAAAATTTTATCTCCTTTTGATAATCTCCTCATTCAAAGAAAAAGAATGACGGACCTCTTTAATTTTGATTATACCCTGGAGTGCTATGTACCCCAACACAAAAGAAAACATGGCTATTTTACCTTACCTATTTTATGGGACGGTAAATTAGTAGCCCGAATGGATAGCAAGGCCGATAGAAAAGAAAAAGTTTTACACATTCACCAGTTAACCTTAGAACCTAGTTTAAGAAAAACCGAAGCCTTTGCAGATGCTTTAAGCAGGGAATTAGAATCGTTTATGAAGTTCAATGCTTGTAACAGTATTCTAATCCATAAAACGGAGCCGGCCAGCTTTAAGGAAGCATTTTTACGTAGCTTTCCCCCATTAATGGGATTGTAG
- a CDS encoding XRE family transcriptional regulator has protein sequence MENEITLKRFTDIRRELGYTQAEFAKLIGVSSTTADIERGRTKLSGKVVMELLKKFKINPLWLFGDSDNQFLETSKVSVIPKVVTVDNAGNDNMVLVNAKAAAGYPQNIADTSWYEQLPAFDLPIPEFRNATYRGFQVDGDSMLPNLRSGEWVLAKAVEHIDDVSPNKMYVVVLEDAVLVKKVEKRPNSNNVTLVSLNETYPPYDIKPFQIQEIWEVSSRITFGEDATTEKGLLRQLQESMDELKSQLQHVKKV, from the coding sequence ATGGAAAATGAAATAACTTTAAAGCGCTTTACGGATATACGTAGAGAACTGGGCTATACACAGGCAGAGTTTGCTAAATTGATTGGAGTGTCCAGTACTACTGCGGATATTGAACGTGGACGGACAAAACTGTCCGGTAAAGTGGTGATGGAACTTTTAAAGAAGTTTAAGATAAATCCGCTATGGTTGTTTGGTGACAGTGATAATCAGTTTTTAGAGACTTCAAAGGTTAGCGTTATTCCTAAGGTAGTAACTGTTGACAATGCCGGAAACGATAATATGGTTTTAGTAAATGCCAAAGCTGCGGCGGGATATCCGCAGAATATAGCGGATACCAGCTGGTATGAACAACTTCCCGCTTTTGACCTTCCCATACCAGAGTTTAGAAATGCAACATACCGTGGTTTTCAGGTAGATGGGGATAGTATGTTACCCAATTTAAGGTCAGGGGAGTGGGTCTTAGCTAAAGCGGTGGAGCATATTGATGATGTTAGCCCTAATAAAATGTATGTTGTGGTTTTAGAAGATGCCGTTTTGGTGAAAAAGGTTGAAAAAAGACCTAATTCAAATAATGTCACGTTGGTCTCTCTGAATGAAACCTACCCTCCGTATGATATTAAACCCTTTCAAATTCAGGAGATTTGGGAGGTGAGCAGTAGAATTACCTTTGGGGAGGATGCTACTACGGAAAAAGGACTACTAAGACAATTGCAGGAATCAATGGATGAACTAAAAAGTCAGCTACAGCATGTTAAAAAAGTGTAG
- a CDS encoding MarC family protein codes for MDNLLTFSITVFTGFFAIMNPLSNMPVFLSLVEGADRQTQRNIGKRATFTAFIIVTIFLVLGKFIFLLFGITIPAFKITGGILVFVVGFDMLQSKKSNVKHLKETHIDENIAISPLAIPILAGPGTIVTGMNFVSNAGYLKIGIVILIFAAMCLMTYFTFMLSEMFIKKIGNNVISVIGKLMGLIIAIIGTDMIIQGIKISFSL; via the coding sequence ATGGATAACCTTCTTACCTTTTCTATTACCGTGTTCACTGGTTTCTTTGCCATAATGAATCCACTTTCTAACATGCCGGTTTTTTTATCCTTAGTTGAAGGTGCCGATAGGCAAACCCAACGCAACATTGGCAAAAGAGCCACCTTTACGGCCTTTATAATCGTTACCATTTTTCTGGTGCTTGGGAAGTTTATATTTCTCCTGTTTGGAATTACAATACCAGCTTTTAAGATTACGGGAGGTATTTTGGTTTTTGTTGTAGGTTTTGATATGCTCCAGTCCAAAAAATCCAATGTAAAGCATCTTAAAGAAACACACATTGATGAAAACATAGCGATTTCTCCACTTGCAATTCCCATATTGGCAGGACCAGGTACTATTGTAACCGGAATGAACTTTGTTTCCAACGCGGGATACCTTAAGATTGGAATTGTTATCTTAATTTTTGCTGCCATGTGCCTAATGACCTATTTTACATTTATGCTGAGCGAAATGTTCATTAAAAAAATTGGAAACAACGTCATATCGGTAATCGGAAAACTCATGGGACTTATCATTGCTATAATTGGTACGGATATGATTATTCAGGGAATAAAAATATCATTTTCACTATAA